A window from Candidatus Nitrosotenuis uzonensis encodes these proteins:
- the pstC gene encoding phosphate ABC transporter permease subunit PstC, whose translation MLNSPRHTKIAGISADRIFKMAATVAGVYVLAVILLMVFELFSESHEIWEHSGISFLTGSEWNAVEGRESFGAAPYIMGTLVTAGLAMVIGVPLSIGIAMFISQAPKFISGPLSMLVDLLAAVPSIIYGLWGLFVFRDIFLHWIEYPLYETFGKDIWLFSPAPFGLDILTASVILAIMIIPTISAVSREIMAAVPQMQKEAAYMLGATKWEMFKLAIFPYAKTGLIGAAILGLGRAVGETMAVTMLIGNATGPSAFPQSLFQPGQTMSSIIANEFIEASPASLHLPALVGVGVILLLVAIGINIVAHMLVSRMLKVKEGVINA comes from the coding sequence ATGCTCAACAGTCCAAGACATACCAAGATTGCCGGGATTAGCGCCGATAGGATATTTAAGATGGCGGCAACTGTGGCAGGAGTCTATGTTCTTGCCGTAATACTACTGATGGTCTTTGAGCTTTTCTCAGAATCACATGAGATTTGGGAACATTCTGGGATCTCATTTCTTACCGGCTCCGAATGGAATGCTGTGGAGGGACGCGAATCATTTGGTGCAGCCCCATATATTATGGGAACTCTTGTGACTGCAGGACTTGCCATGGTAATAGGTGTTCCCTTGAGCATAGGAATAGCCATGTTCATTTCTCAGGCTCCAAAATTCATCAGTGGCCCGCTGTCAATGCTGGTGGATTTGCTTGCGGCTGTGCCCAGCATAATTTACGGATTGTGGGGGCTGTTTGTCTTCAGAGACATATTCCTCCATTGGATTGAATATCCTTTGTATGAGACATTTGGCAAAGATATTTGGCTTTTTTCTCCTGCCCCCTTTGGCCTAGACATACTCACTGCGAGTGTAATTCTTGCCATAATGATCATTCCAACAATTTCTGCCGTTTCAAGGGAGATAATGGCCGCTGTACCACAGATGCAAAAAGAAGCAGCGTACATGCTTGGTGCAACAAAATGGGAGATGTTCAAGCTTGCAATATTTCCTTATGCAAAGACAGGGCTGATCGGAGCTGCAATACTAGGCCTTGGAAGGGCGGTGGGTGAAACCATGGCAGTCACCATGCTTATCGGAAATGCTACAGGTCCTAGCGCATTTCCACAGTCATTATTTCAGCCAGGACAGACAATGTCAAGCATAATAGCAAATGAATTCATAGAGGCATCACCTGCATCTCTGCACCTTCCAGCACTAGTTGGGGTCGGCGTGATACTTCTTTTGGTTGCTATCGGCATTAACATCGTAGCGCACATGCTAGTCTCAAGGATGTTAAAGGTAAAAGAGGGTGTGATTAACGCATGA
- a CDS encoding phosphate signaling complex PhoU family protein, translating into MQSIEDTKQTRRIQISGGSTYTISLPKKWIDELGIKNGDNMTIVKSANRSMTLFPGLDTEKPGKKAIITISQKDADESIRRKIVAMYLNGYKTIQILSKGVKILPEHSRLIKDLVRKSMIGTEIVESDSESITIQILTRLPELTFEVALKRMHLMTSNMHREAIEALSKNDVTYGEEVARMDDEVDRFSLYMMRTLIMAIQNASMLYDVGLEQPSDCLNYRTVISRIERIADHAALIAKRIKFLKEPLDPKIIREIQTLSENAISCFDNSILALTKKDHIMAEKTASSIVDIVKKEESLMYGMRESKNSTVIKFVLEDIRRTAEYSSDLIEVVINETIRNIISEK; encoded by the coding sequence GTGCAATCAATAGAAGATACGAAACAGACTCGACGTATACAAATCAGCGGCGGCTCCACCTATACCATATCTCTTCCCAAAAAATGGATTGACGAGCTAGGAATCAAAAACGGTGATAATATGACAATCGTGAAAAGTGCAAATCGATCCATGACGCTTTTTCCAGGACTCGACACCGAAAAGCCGGGAAAAAAGGCAATCATAACAATAAGCCAAAAGGATGCAGATGAGTCCATCCGAAGAAAAATAGTTGCGATGTATCTTAACGGCTACAAGACCATCCAAATCTTATCCAAGGGAGTAAAGATTCTACCCGAACATTCACGTCTCATAAAAGATCTAGTACGCAAATCGATGATCGGAACGGAGATAGTGGAATCTGATTCAGAATCAATCACAATTCAGATACTTACTAGGCTGCCAGAGCTGACATTCGAGGTGGCCCTCAAACGAATGCACCTTATGACGTCTAACATGCATAGGGAAGCAATCGAGGCACTCAGTAAAAATGATGTTACGTACGGCGAAGAAGTGGCAAGAATGGACGATGAGGTGGATCGATTCAGCCTTTACATGATGAGGACACTGATTATGGCAATCCAAAACGCAAGCATGTTGTATGATGTTGGACTGGAGCAGCCATCCGACTGTCTTAACTATAGAACCGTAATTTCAAGAATAGAGAGAATAGCGGATCATGCGGCATTGATTGCAAAGCGGATAAAATTCCTCAAGGAACCACTAGATCCCAAAATTATCAGGGAAATCCAAACTCTAAGTGAGAATGCAATAAGCTGTTTTGATAATTCCATTCTTGCCCTAACAAAAAAAGACCACATTATGGCAGAAAAAACGGCTTCAAGCATAGTGGATATAGTAAAAAAGGAAGAAAGTCTCATGTACGGAATGCGGGAATCGAAAAATTCTACCGTAATCAAATTCGTCCTAGAAGATATCCGTAGAACTGCCGAATACTCTAGCGATCTTATCGAAGTCGTAATTAATGAGACAATTCGAAATATTATTTCGGAAAAATAA